The following proteins are co-located in the Microbulbifer sp. VAAF005 genome:
- a CDS encoding AAA family ATPase has translation MDPNNGTLSIIDEPEISLHPSWQIKILDFYKSILDLKNKKDNSQLIVATHSPFIIHNHNRADDKIIVLDHNADGEIEVLPEPSFYGWSAKEAIQGAFELPEELTGGSPLILVEGITDEKYIRAAASALDFNLQGSEIQWVGRVNKNGSPEFTGDSALNQTFLFAQSNPEAINRPLVLLYDNDTNKNELNGNRIYVRTMPLIDTNNTMTKGIENLLTLPPNIQMDEFYTENSSPDGYGGFTTKKKLNKNKLCDYLIEGTKKGDFTGVFTNFSGVFEKIEEILNLTNHN, from the coding sequence ATCGATCCCAACAATGGAACTCTATCCATAATAGACGAGCCTGAAATAAGTCTTCACCCAAGCTGGCAGATAAAAATACTTGATTTCTACAAATCGATCCTTGACTTAAAAAATAAAAAAGATAATTCCCAATTGATTGTGGCAACGCACTCCCCATTCATAATCCACAATCACAATAGAGCGGATGATAAAATAATAGTTCTAGACCACAACGCCGACGGAGAAATTGAAGTTCTACCCGAGCCATCATTTTATGGGTGGTCTGCTAAAGAAGCTATTCAAGGCGCCTTTGAGTTACCTGAGGAACTTACCGGCGGATCCCCACTTATACTCGTTGAAGGCATAACTGATGAGAAATATATTAGAGCCGCAGCAAGCGCTTTAGACTTTAACCTACAAGGAAGCGAGATCCAATGGGTTGGAAGAGTTAACAAAAATGGAAGCCCAGAATTTACTGGCGATTCAGCTCTCAACCAAACATTCCTTTTTGCGCAGTCAAATCCAGAAGCAATAAACCGACCACTTGTACTGCTTTATGATAATGACACAAATAAAAATGAGCTTAACGGAAATAGAATTTACGTTAGGACAATGCCTCTCATAGATACTAACAATACCATGACGAAAGGAATCGAGAACCTTCTTACCTTGCCTCCAAATATTCAAATGGACGAATTTTACACCGAGAACTCATCACCAGATGGCTATGGAGGATTCACCACTAAGAAAAAATTAAATAAAAATAAACTCTGCGACTACCTGATAGAAGGAACCAAAAAGGGCGACTTTACTGGTGTATTCACCAATTTCAGCGGGGTTTTCGAAAAAATCGAGGAAATACTTAACCTAACAAACCACAACTAA
- a CDS encoding pyridoxal-phosphate dependent enzyme, with protein sequence MLSGFLSCLNVDAFTKAALEVPYQLVGSDLFPGIELWVRRDDLLDPLISGNKAYKLLYNLLELEARQLGTVVTCGGAWSNHVHAVAAAGARFGFDAVGVIRGERAHRLSATLQDAERFGMKLIFVSREQYRRRGEASFISEIGVDEESALFVPEGGSNYIGVRGARVLGEIILRSAPVGFDQVWTACGTGATFAGLASGLKGISTVGVEVLKAGNSILRDAATWLPQEGEIARLDATHKILTDEAGGIHHRLLSGYHCGGYAKYPEELRRFQDELEVETGIPLDPVYTAKLLFALSNSAKNSRLRKGSKILAIHSGGLQGRRGIA encoded by the coding sequence ATGCTTTCTGGTTTCCTGTCTTGTTTAAATGTTGATGCTTTTACAAAAGCTGCACTGGAAGTCCCTTATCAGTTGGTGGGTAGTGATTTATTTCCTGGTATAGAGCTATGGGTGAGAAGAGATGACCTTCTTGATCCGCTAATCTCTGGCAATAAAGCCTATAAACTCCTTTATAACCTATTGGAGCTAGAGGCTCGCCAATTGGGGACCGTTGTAACTTGCGGTGGAGCCTGGTCGAATCATGTTCATGCTGTTGCAGCTGCAGGGGCTCGTTTTGGTTTTGACGCAGTGGGTGTAATTCGAGGGGAGCGAGCGCATAGGTTAAGTGCAACTTTACAAGATGCAGAGCGTTTCGGGATGAAGTTGATTTTTGTATCCAGAGAGCAATATCGTCGAAGAGGGGAGGCGAGCTTCATTAGTGAAATTGGAGTGGACGAGGAGTCGGCGTTATTTGTTCCCGAAGGGGGATCTAACTATATAGGCGTGAGGGGGGCAAGAGTTCTAGGTGAAATAATTTTAAGGAGTGCTCCAGTCGGATTTGATCAGGTCTGGACGGCTTGTGGTACAGGAGCTACTTTCGCGGGGTTAGCCTCAGGCCTCAAGGGTATTTCGACAGTGGGTGTTGAAGTGCTAAAGGCGGGAAACAGTATATTGAGAGATGCTGCTACCTGGTTGCCCCAGGAGGGAGAAATCGCACGTCTTGACGCAACTCATAAGATTCTTACAGACGAAGCAGGCGGCATTCACCACCGGCTGCTTTCGGGCTATCACTGTGGAGGTTATGCAAAGTACCCGGAGGAGTTGCGGCGATTTCAGGACGAGTTAGAGGTTGAGACGGGTATTCCACTAGACCCAGTTTATACGGCTAAGTTGCTATTTGCATTATCAAATAGTGCAAAAAATAGTCGGCTTCGAAAGGGTAGTAAGATATTAGCTATCCACTCAGGAGGGTTGCAAGGTCGACGTGGTATTGCTTGA
- the cysC gene encoding adenylyl-sulfate kinase: MTATVEQKATNVHWHEGDVTRENRASILGHKGVTLWFTGLSGSGKSTVAVAVEKALAARGVLSYRLDGDNIRLGINSNLGFSAEDRQENIRRVGEISKLFADTGVVVLSSFISPYREDRDLVRKMHEAGDLPYMEVFVDCPLKEAEARDPKGLYKKARAGEIKGFTGIDDPYEAPVSPELHLNTAEMTLEEEVEVILSTLQEKGIIAKD, encoded by the coding sequence GTGACGGCTACAGTTGAGCAAAAAGCGACCAATGTTCATTGGCATGAGGGTGATGTCACCCGTGAAAACCGGGCGAGCATCCTCGGCCACAAAGGCGTGACCCTTTGGTTTACCGGCCTTTCGGGCTCTGGTAAGAGCACTGTGGCTGTTGCGGTAGAGAAGGCTCTGGCTGCGCGTGGCGTGCTTAGCTACCGTCTGGATGGCGATAACATCCGCTTGGGCATCAACTCTAATCTTGGCTTCTCGGCTGAAGACCGCCAGGAAAATATCCGTCGTGTAGGCGAAATTTCCAAGTTGTTCGCAGATACTGGCGTGGTTGTTCTATCCAGTTTTATCAGTCCATACCGCGAAGATCGCGATTTGGTAAGAAAGATGCACGAAGCAGGTGACCTTCCTTACATGGAGGTATTCGTAGATTGCCCGCTGAAGGAAGCTGAGGCGCGTGATCCCAAAGGTCTGTATAAGAAAGCCCGCGCAGGTGAGATCAAAGGCTTTACTGGTATTGATGACCCCTATGAGGCGCCAGTTTCACCTGAGTTACACCTGAACACTGCTGAGATGACTCTTGAGGAGGAGGTTGAAGTGATTCTCTCTACTCTCCAGGAGAAAGGTATTATCGCTAAAGACTAA
- a CDS encoding DUF5992 family protein, with the protein MPELRGVFQRTFTLATTALVSGKKVDVYSYTDDTDCVSAVSIDLNQ; encoded by the coding sequence ATGCCGGAACTGAGGGGGGTGTTTCAGCGAACTTTCACGCTAGCAACGACTGCTTTAGTTTCGGGTAAAAAAGTCGATGTTTATAGCTATACAGATGACACTGATTGTGTATCGGCAGTTTCAATAGATCTAAACCAATAG
- the nhaA gene encoding Na+/H+ antiporter NhaA: MSKGVLNRFKIRKGKIFEAPLEEAFGRLVTPFEEFIHRQSSSGILLMLSALIALIVANSPLQETYKHLLHMPIAIGAGGWTFSLSLHHWINDGLMAIFFFLVGLELKREFLVGELSDLRQAVLPVMAAIGGMVVPALLYSSLNSGTEAGPGWGIPMATDIAFAVGCIALLGNRVPRAVVTFLVALAIVDDLGAILVIAVWYTEQVNMTALIVSGGLVMVLGLLNAAGIRRSAAYVFVGGLLWYGLHSAGVHATLAGVITAMALPAKPKYDPVAFSTFVKDIIRSFDRCFRPGDKIIANDDLRARVMGLGNGVNLAQSPLQRMETRLHIPVGFVVIPIFALANAGIPVDSFSSSEAILNPVTLGVIFGLVVGKLLGIVGATWIGWKLGWGQLPKAANFQHIIGVALLAGIGFTMSIFIAELAFSSQNELLIQAKAGILLASVIAGTAGFLVLRNAPATEDNVVENEGSDHPPQATSN, from the coding sequence ATGAGTAAAGGGGTTTTAAATAGGTTTAAAATTCGCAAAGGAAAAATTTTTGAAGCCCCGCTAGAAGAGGCATTTGGTCGCCTGGTTACTCCTTTTGAGGAATTTATTCATCGACAAAGTAGCAGCGGTATTTTGCTAATGCTTTCTGCGCTTATCGCTTTGATCGTTGCTAACTCCCCACTGCAGGAAACCTACAAGCACCTTCTTCATATGCCTATTGCCATAGGTGCTGGGGGCTGGACCTTTTCCCTTTCCCTGCACCACTGGATTAATGACGGCCTAATGGCCATCTTTTTCTTTCTAGTTGGCCTCGAGCTAAAGCGAGAATTTCTTGTGGGAGAACTCTCAGATCTTCGCCAAGCGGTACTGCCTGTGATGGCCGCTATTGGCGGGATGGTAGTGCCAGCCTTACTGTACAGCTCCCTTAACTCAGGTACAGAAGCTGGTCCAGGCTGGGGCATCCCGATGGCAACAGACATAGCCTTTGCCGTGGGCTGTATCGCACTTCTAGGTAACCGAGTACCACGTGCAGTAGTAACCTTTTTGGTTGCACTGGCTATCGTAGACGACCTGGGGGCGATTCTCGTTATTGCCGTCTGGTACACCGAACAAGTAAACATGACTGCGCTTATCGTTTCAGGCGGCCTGGTTATGGTACTAGGCCTACTCAATGCCGCTGGTATACGCCGATCCGCAGCCTACGTCTTCGTTGGCGGCCTGTTATGGTATGGTCTTCACTCAGCCGGTGTTCACGCTACTCTTGCGGGCGTGATTACTGCCATGGCATTACCTGCCAAACCCAAATACGACCCTGTAGCATTTAGCACCTTCGTGAAAGATATAATTCGAAGTTTTGACCGCTGCTTCCGCCCAGGTGACAAAATTATCGCTAATGACGATTTACGAGCCCGAGTAATGGGCCTGGGTAATGGCGTAAACTTAGCCCAATCTCCACTACAACGCATGGAAACCCGCTTACATATTCCGGTTGGATTTGTAGTGATACCAATCTTCGCACTAGCTAACGCGGGGATTCCGGTCGACAGTTTCAGTAGCTCTGAAGCTATACTCAACCCAGTCACTCTTGGGGTTATTTTCGGCTTGGTAGTCGGCAAATTACTCGGAATTGTAGGGGCGACCTGGATAGGCTGGAAACTAGGCTGGGGGCAATTACCCAAAGCAGCAAATTTTCAGCATATTATCGGTGTAGCATTACTCGCAGGTATCGGATTCACCATGTCCATTTTTATTGCCGAGCTAGCATTCAGCTCACAAAATGAGCTTCTGATCCAAGCCAAGGCCGGTATCTTACTGGCATCGGTTATCGCTGGAACTGCTGGCTTTTTAGTCTTACGCAACGCTCCCGCTACAGAAGACAATGTCGTCGAGAACGAGGGCTCAGATCACCCACCTCAGGCTACCTCCAACTAA
- a CDS encoding DUF5992 family protein, giving the protein MKKYLVAVLFFFSMNTFAGEGYLALGATVTKVSATSQNKDAFWVWYSSNTDNCSGKVKFQLDNAGTEGGVSANFHASNDCFSFG; this is encoded by the coding sequence ATGAAAAAGTACTTGGTGGCAGTTTTGTTCTTTTTTTCTATGAATACATTTGCTGGTGAAGGATATCTTGCCTTGGGGGCTACAGTAACAAAGGTATCGGCAACTTCACAAAATAAAGACGCCTTTTGGGTATGGTATTCGTCAAATACAGATAATTGTTCGGGCAAAGTAAAATTCCAACTAGATAATGCCGGAACTGAGGGGGGTGTTTCAGCGAACTTTCACGCTAGCAACGACTGCTTTAGTTTCGGGTAA
- a CDS encoding IS3 family transposase (programmed frameshift), translated as MTTKGTRRKFKPEFKKDAVALVSEQGYSISKAAEAVGTTANNLRRWIKELEQEESGVRLDSGERAELDQLRREVKQLRMEKEIPKKGQRLLCERNEIKYEFIKKQQGSFPVRVLCRVMQVNKSSYYEWCRRSDSPIDGQIWQLCHRLKALFAESRESLGSRRLMKLLRKEGFEIGRYRVRKLMKKLGLVVKQKKRFTLTTNSKHQLPVAENLLNRDFSPSAKNQVWTTDITYIWTLQGWLYLAVVIDLYSRRIVGWHLDRQMETALASRALVMAINLRTPTKGLLHHSDRGSQYASHSYQALLKQHGMVCSMSRKGNCWDNAPTERFFSSLKREWLTGNLYPTREGAITDVRAYIAYYNSRRIHTTLGDVTPIEFEKCA; from the exons ATGACAACAAAAGGTACACGCCGGAAATTCAAGCCGGAGTTCAAGAAAGACGCCGTAGCTCTTGTCTCAGAACAAGGGTATTCGATTTCCAAGGCCGCAGAGGCTGTAGGAACCACTGCTAACAATCTGCGACGCTGGATAAAGGAGCTGGAGCAGGAAGAGAGCGGAGTAAGGTTGGATTCGGGCGAACGAGCTGAACTGGATCAACTGCGACGTGAAGTAAAGCAATTGCGGATGGAGAAGGAAATCC CTAAAAAAGGCCAGCGCCTTCTTTGCGAAAGAAATGAAATAAAGTACGAATTTATTAAAAAGCAGCAAGGTAGCTTTCCAGTTAGAGTGCTCTGCCGAGTAATGCAAGTAAATAAGAGCAGCTATTACGAATGGTGTCGTCGTAGTGATAGCCCAATAGATGGCCAGATTTGGCAACTATGCCATCGATTGAAGGCCTTATTTGCAGAATCTCGTGAGAGTCTCGGAAGCCGTCGGTTAATGAAGCTGTTGCGCAAAGAAGGCTTTGAAATTGGGCGTTATCGAGTCCGCAAACTCATGAAAAAGCTCGGCTTGGTAGTAAAACAGAAGAAGCGATTTACACTAACCACAAATAGCAAGCACCAACTGCCAGTTGCTGAGAATCTTCTAAATAGGGATTTCTCACCGAGTGCTAAAAATCAAGTTTGGACTACGGATATTACCTATATCTGGACTTTGCAGGGTTGGTTATACCTAGCAGTGGTAATTGATCTTTATTCACGCCGGATTGTTGGCTGGCACTTAGACCGCCAGATGGAGACGGCCCTGGCAAGTCGTGCACTGGTTATGGCTATCAATTTGCGCACCCCAACAAAAGGTCTGCTGCATCACTCTGATCGAGGTAGCCAGTATGCCAGCCATAGCTACCAAGCGCTACTAAAGCAGCATGGAATGGTGTGCTCAATGAGCCGCAAGGGAAATTGTTGGGACAATGCACCTACTGAGCGTTTTTTTAGTAGCCTGAAGCGGGAATGGTTAACAGGAAACCTCTATCCGACAAGGGAGGGTGCGATAACAGACGTGAGGGCCTATATTGCGTATTACAATTCACGCAGGATACATACAACACTGGGGGACGTAACCCCTATCGAATTTGAAAAATGTGCTTAG
- a CDS encoding tyrosine-type recombinase/integrase has protein sequence MGRRRNPENAWMPPHVARYKNGYRFRKHGEPTKHIAGHDASQAEVWVAYEKYLAGLVQKTFTFADLVELYFASPQYTKHIKPQTQKDYHRYSQRVLAVFGEMEPDNITSPLVQMFMDARGAEYPTSANRERTFLGIVMKWGKARGFVKIEDPTAVVKTIKVKPGGRYVEDWEYQTFWQWLGDRGHVMHQCAMEISYLCAARQQDVLALTRADIQEDGLLIVQAKTGKAQLKLWSSALKEAVDRAVATNTEAQIQTTHIIRSRVGRAYTRTGFNAIWQREQRAALAAGAIKQRFRFHDLKIKAASDFDGDVQKFTGHKTRSMAERYNRTADRVTSLDSARDN, from the coding sequence ATGGGCAGAAGGCGCAACCCCGAAAATGCATGGATGCCACCACATGTGGCCAGGTATAAAAACGGTTACCGGTTTCGCAAGCATGGTGAGCCAACCAAGCATATTGCCGGCCACGACGCCTCCCAGGCTGAAGTCTGGGTTGCCTATGAGAAATACCTAGCCGGTCTAGTGCAAAAGACCTTTACCTTCGCGGATTTAGTAGAGCTCTACTTCGCCTCCCCCCAGTACACCAAACATATAAAACCGCAGACTCAAAAAGACTACCATCGCTACAGCCAGCGTGTTCTCGCGGTATTTGGGGAGATGGAACCAGACAATATCACCTCCCCGCTAGTGCAAATGTTTATGGATGCGCGCGGCGCTGAGTACCCCACCTCAGCCAATAGAGAGCGAACCTTTCTAGGCATTGTGATGAAATGGGGCAAAGCCAGGGGCTTCGTTAAGATTGAAGACCCCACAGCAGTAGTAAAAACAATTAAAGTAAAGCCCGGCGGGCGCTACGTAGAAGACTGGGAATACCAAACCTTTTGGCAATGGCTGGGTGATCGCGGCCATGTGATGCACCAGTGTGCTATGGAAATCAGCTATTTGTGTGCTGCCAGACAACAGGATGTACTCGCCCTCACCCGTGCAGACATCCAAGAAGATGGCCTACTTATTGTGCAAGCCAAAACAGGCAAAGCCCAACTAAAGCTATGGAGCTCAGCCCTCAAAGAAGCCGTTGATCGCGCAGTAGCCACTAACACCGAAGCACAAATCCAAACCACCCATATCATCCGCAGCCGCGTAGGCCGCGCCTACACCCGCACCGGGTTCAATGCTATTTGGCAAAGGGAACAACGAGCAGCGCTAGCTGCTGGGGCAATCAAACAACGCTTTCGCTTTCACGATTTGAAGATCAAAGCGGCTAGTGACTTTGATGGGGATGTTCAAAAATTTACTGGGCACAAAACAAGATCTATGGCGGAGAGGTATAATCGTACGGCAGATCGAGTTACCAGCTTAGACTCGGCAAGAGATAACTAA
- a CDS encoding NAD(+) kinase produces MSEFQNIGLIGRTESKNAVSSLKRLIAYLEREGYSVVLEEGTASCVSSHSARVSTRDKLGELCDLVIVVGGDGSLLGAARSLARYSVPLLGINRGRLGFLTDITPDQVEQKVGEVLSGKYMAESRFLLDMSVTRDGRPVGKGSALNDVVLHPGEFIRMIEFDLYIDGQFVYTQRSDGLIISTPTGSTAYALSGGGPIMHPKLDAIVLVPLNPHTLSSRPIVVEGSSEFKLIVGEQNVAKPYITCDGHDQVVTEPGDVIRVHKKPHRLTLIHPIDHNFYETCRSKLGWAE; encoded by the coding sequence GTGTCGGAATTTCAGAATATAGGGCTGATCGGCCGAACAGAAAGTAAAAACGCAGTTTCGTCTCTAAAGCGCCTGATAGCTTACCTTGAGAGAGAGGGTTACAGTGTGGTGCTGGAGGAAGGCACAGCTTCCTGCGTTTCGTCCCACAGCGCGCGGGTGTCTACCAGAGATAAACTGGGTGAGCTATGCGATCTTGTAATTGTTGTTGGAGGAGATGGCAGTCTCCTTGGAGCGGCCAGATCTCTGGCCCGCTATAGCGTTCCTCTTTTGGGCATTAATCGTGGCCGCTTAGGTTTTCTTACAGATATCACGCCTGATCAGGTAGAGCAAAAGGTTGGCGAAGTCTTGTCCGGTAAATACATGGCGGAAAGCCGGTTTTTACTAGATATGTCAGTCACTCGTGACGGTAGACCTGTTGGGAAGGGCTCGGCATTAAATGACGTGGTTCTTCACCCGGGTGAATTTATAAGGATGATAGAGTTTGATCTCTATATCGATGGTCAGTTTGTTTATACGCAGCGATCAGACGGCCTAATTATTTCGACCCCAACGGGCTCTACTGCATATGCGCTCTCCGGAGGGGGGCCCATTATGCATCCTAAGTTAGATGCAATAGTTCTGGTTCCCCTGAACCCCCACACTTTAAGCAGTCGCCCGATTGTTGTGGAGGGTAGTAGCGAATTCAAGTTGATCGTGGGGGAGCAAAATGTAGCAAAGCCCTATATTACTTGTGATGGACATGATCAGGTGGTAACGGAGCCTGGAGATGTTATTCGGGTCCATAAGAAGCCGCATCGCCTTACATTGATTCACCCCATTGATCATAACTTTTATGAGACTTGTAGGTCTAAACTCGGGTGGGCTGAATAA
- a CDS encoding glycerophosphodiester phosphodiesterase has protein sequence MNNILKVVTCLAFSMIIYSQVWAIDILAHRGASGEYPQGTALAFDMALEQGADILELDIHLSKDQYIIINHDADLKENTGVADKIEDLTLGEIKALDAGHEFSPDNGSTYPFRNQGHTLLTLNELFERYPSAIFNIEIKPNDKVLSEILWQVIVDYRMEQQVTVASQHNKAMGHFRDISGGYIRTSATIGELIEASLAWSSGFGWAFKPDFDVAQLPYSITTKPYVRFFQSKGVAVDLWTVNDMEDIERSISLGVDGIIGDFPGRVYQALESAGER, from the coding sequence ATGAACAACATACTCAAGGTCGTTACTTGTCTGGCTTTCTCAATGATCATTTATAGTCAGGTTTGGGCTATTGATATTCTTGCTCACAGGGGGGCATCTGGTGAGTACCCCCAGGGTACAGCCCTGGCTTTTGATATGGCATTAGAGCAGGGAGCAGATATCCTCGAGTTAGATATACATCTGTCGAAAGATCAATACATTATTATCAATCATGATGCAGACCTTAAAGAGAATACAGGTGTTGCGGATAAAATTGAAGATTTGACTTTGGGCGAAATTAAGGCCTTAGATGCTGGACACGAATTCTCCCCGGATAATGGCAGCACTTACCCGTTCCGTAATCAAGGGCATACACTCTTAACTTTGAATGAGCTGTTTGAACGCTACCCCAGCGCTATATTTAATATTGAAATCAAGCCAAATGATAAAGTGCTGTCGGAAATACTATGGCAAGTAATTGTTGATTATAGAATGGAACAGCAAGTCACGGTGGCTAGTCAGCATAACAAGGCTATGGGGCATTTTCGTGATATCAGCGGAGGATATATTAGGACTAGCGCAACTATTGGGGAACTTATAGAAGCGAGCCTTGCCTGGAGTTCGGGGTTTGGATGGGCTTTTAAACCGGATTTTGATGTTGCCCAATTACCATACAGTATCACGACGAAGCCTTATGTTCGTTTTTTTCAGAGTAAAGGTGTGGCGGTGGATCTTTGGACTGTTAACGACATGGAGGATATCGAGCGCAGTATATCGCTCGGTGTAGACGGGATTATTGGCGATTTTCCCGGGCGGGTCTACCAAGCACTTGAGAGTGCTGGTGAGCGTTAG
- a CDS encoding universal stress protein — MYNTILCAIEASQEGRYVLSKAVELSKKFDSKLIVLNVLPYSFLPKDYQKELKESAIPKFEEITEDFGVSKRNRALKVGKPYEVICKEAEKRNVDLIVLGTHSKKGLSSLIGSTANSIVNYAHCDVTLVRI, encoded by the coding sequence ATGTATAATACTATCCTTTGCGCTATAGAGGCGTCTCAAGAAGGTAGGTATGTGTTGTCTAAAGCGGTAGAACTATCTAAGAAATTCGATAGTAAGTTGATAGTGTTAAATGTACTGCCTTATAGCTTCTTGCCCAAGGATTATCAAAAAGAGCTGAAAGAAAGCGCAATTCCAAAGTTTGAGGAGATTACAGAAGACTTTGGGGTTAGCAAAAGAAACCGAGCTCTTAAAGTTGGAAAGCCTTATGAGGTTATTTGCAAGGAAGCTGAAAAGAGGAATGTGGACCTGATAGTTCTGGGTACTCACTCCAAGAAAGGTTTGAGCTCCCTGATTGGTTCTACAGCCAATAGCATAGTGAACTATGCGCATTGCGATGTAACTTTAGTTCGGATCTAA
- a CDS encoding sigma 54-interacting transcriptional regulator: MRLNYLKFKNNKILGNLELDFRSNGTSASTIFIAGENGTGKTTILNAIYNLSKLRRESFDKTEGTSYGVSLTTQQLAFIEENVTDPLLEEGQLSPDIEIAIAPQDNKDWPSNVTVTGSVNGKEIKIPKAYILGSEFRTLTRLLYSNVEINFNPKNITNVTSKNIDETLTSQTTSAETATEITQLLIDIETLDNSDLAKWAKENAGKPVPENIVGKRIGRFQSAFSRMFPTKRYDGIENINNRKKVVFIDNGKKCFIENLSSGEKQIVFRGGFS; the protein is encoded by the coding sequence ATGAGATTAAATTACTTAAAATTTAAAAATAACAAGATACTTGGCAATTTAGAGCTAGACTTCAGGTCGAATGGAACTTCAGCATCAACCATATTCATAGCTGGGGAAAATGGAACGGGAAAAACTACAATCCTCAACGCAATATATAACCTTTCAAAACTACGCAGGGAATCATTTGACAAAACTGAAGGCACTTCTTATGGAGTATCGCTCACAACTCAGCAATTAGCTTTTATCGAAGAGAATGTGACGGACCCTCTTCTCGAAGAAGGGCAACTTTCCCCCGATATTGAAATCGCTATAGCTCCTCAAGATAATAAAGACTGGCCATCTAATGTAACAGTTACGGGATCAGTAAATGGAAAAGAAATAAAAATTCCAAAAGCTTATATCTTAGGATCTGAGTTTAGGACTTTAACTCGCTTACTCTACTCAAATGTTGAGATCAACTTCAACCCCAAAAATATCACGAACGTAACCTCCAAAAATATAGACGAAACTTTAACAAGCCAAACTACTAGCGCTGAGACCGCAACAGAAATCACACAACTATTAATCGATATAGAAACCCTGGACAACTCCGACCTTGCCAAATGGGCAAAAGAGAACGCAGGAAAGCCTGTTCCAGAAAATATCGTTGGCAAAAGGATAGGCCGATTTCAATCAGCATTTTCTCGAATGTTCCCAACCAAACGATATGATGGCATTGAAAATATAAACAATAGAAAGAAGGTAGTATTCATAGACAATGGAAAAAAATGCTTCATTGAAAATTTAAGCTCAGGTGAAAAACAGATAGTTTTTCGTGGGGGTTTTTCTTAA